In Nomia melanderi isolate GNS246 chromosome 4, iyNomMela1, whole genome shotgun sequence, the following are encoded in one genomic region:
- the HDAC4 gene encoding histone deacetylase 4 isoform X4, giving the protein MQDTVNVGGKRMSSEQPRASAVATTEDVGYRSVEIASAFTHLPQKEMARDTPGSPMSRPRDLVGGVGGATATLTSNVYHTASGDPTTTTLHGHALQQKILELQQQHQLQQQILRQRYQAQERQLAEFHEQQMHQLKLWEQQKQLEEHRREKERIEALRKKDKHDHSAIASTEVKQRLQSFLVNKKQREAAAAANGAVPGTPGYRSWLQPQSDSAGTANASSHPYRMPQMLQEKFAHDFPLRKTASEPNLLKVRLKQRVERNMAASRNSPLMARRKDRLLSHLKRKSLLANSSSNPESGPNSPPTVGNSQASPTAGGNAAAIQEESENTAYGGPLTSGSQQGSLSDLSLFSSPSMPNISLGRPHVPSGGNATGSKLATVSEAEVRAAFTARLGMPLTGQMLPGTLPFYPSLTVIEGESGNSGYIHKQMQNMEHSTVTNRQHPTAAVYHSAAAAAAAAAAAAAAAATSASPITDTQVAHARLQKAGHRPLGSRTQSAPLPLGHPMLQGGMMAPQTHYEEYLAEKQLHDQQQAHNYLKQQIRQTVLTRVGSRGQANQLDEASEAEESEVIDLTGGGKKDLQEESEISKQQRDREQFLQQQRDLMMRHTLQLSNESAAYSGNAGGVGAGAGAGSGVGGSGSGKTGQSCARPLSRALSSPLVHLGPQAGGAADLFARTSSHRPTTGLAYDPLMLKHACVCGETVRGHPEHGGRLQSVWARLSETGLLQRCDRIRSRKATLEEIQTCHSEAHALLFGTNPMNRQKLDVSKLSQLPIKSFVRLPCGGVGVDSDTTWNELNTAPAARMAVGCVVDLAFKTAMGDIKNGFAVVRPPGHHAETNQAMGFCFFNSVAIAARLLQQKLDVRKIMILDWDVHHGNGTQQMFYDDPRVLYLSIHRHDEGNFFPGTGGSTECGAGEGLGCNVNVAWSGGLNPPMGDAEYLAAFRTIVMPIAKAFDPSIVLVSAGFDAAVGHAAPLGGYKVSPACFGKMTQQLLGLADGKVVLALEGGYDLAAICDSAEECVRALLGDEPAQLREEELTRTPCQNAIDTLQKTIAVQMSHWPCVKVNAHTVSMSAIEAGQKERDETETVSAMASLSMQQPTNLTTTPEHSREVSEEPMEQDDVK; this is encoded by the exons AAGACGTGGGCTATAGGAGCGTCGAGATCGCGTCCGCGTTTACGCATTTGCCGCAAAAGG AAATGGCCAGGGACACGCCGGGTTCACCCATGTCTAGACCGCGGGACCTGGTCGGCGGAGTTGGCGGCGCTACGGCCACCTTGACATCCAACGTCTATCATACCGCCTCCGGCGACCCAACCACGACCACCCTTCACGGTCACGCGCTCCAGCAAAAGATACTAGAG TTGCAGCAACAGCACCAGCTTCAGCAGCAGATCCTTCGGCAACGATATCAGGCGCAGGAACGGCAACTAGCCGAGTTTCACGAGCAGCAGATGCATCAGTTAAAG CTCTGGGAGCAGCAGAAGCAGCTGGAGGAACATCGAAGGGAGAAGGAGCGCATCGAAGCACTCCGGAAGAAGGACAAGCATGATCACAGCGCGATCGCATCGACGGAAGTCAAGCAACGGCTTCAG AGTTTTCTCGTGAACAAAAAGCAAAGGGAAGCCGCCGCAGCCGCGAACGGAGCCGTGCCCGGAACGCCCGGATACAGAAGCTG GTTGCAACCACAATCGGATTCGGCGGGTACCGCGAACGCCTCCTCGCATCCCTATCGTATGCCGCAGATGCTTCAAGAAAAGTTTGCCCACGATTTCCCTCTTCGAAAGACAG CCTCGGAGCCGAACCTGCTGAAGGTGCGACTAAAGCAACGCGTGGAGAGGAACATGGCCGCATCGAGAAACTCGCCGCTGATGGCACGTCGGAAGGACCGCCTGCTCTCGCACCTGAAACGGAAGTCACTGCTAGCAA ATTCTAGCAGCAATCCGGAGTCCGGGCCTAACTCACCGCCGACAGTAGGCAACTCGCAGGCGAGTCCGACCGCTGGAGGTAACGCGGCGGCGATACAGGAA gAAAGCGAGAACACCGCGTACGGCGGACCTCTGACCAGCGGCAGTCAGCAAGGCAGCCTCTCGGACCTCTCGCTGTTCAGCTCCCCGTCCATGCCCAACATCTCGCTAGGCAGACCACACGTTCCTTCCGGTGGCAATGCT ACCGGCTCGAAGCTGGCGACCGTTTCCGAGGCGGAGGTCAGAGCGGCGTTCACGGCGCGGCTGGGGATGCCTTTGACCGGTCAGATGCTGCCGGGCACGTTGCCGTTCTACCCGTCGCTGACCGTGATCGAGGGTGAATCGGGGAACTCCGGCTACATCCACAAACAGATGCAGAACATGGAGCACTCGACGGTAACCAACAGACAGCACCCGACCGCCGCGGTGTACCAcagcgccgcggcggcggctgcggccgCGGCTGCCGCCGCTGCAGCGGCAGCCACGTCCGCCTCGCCCATCACGGACACGCAAGTAGCGCACGCGAGACTGCAAAAGGCTGGTCACCGGCCTTTAGGTA GCAGGACGCAGTCCGCGCCGCTGCCGCTGGGCCACCCGATGCTCCAGGGCGGCATGATGGCGCCGCAGACCCACTACGAGGAGTACCTCGCGGAGAAGCAGCTGCACGACCAGCAGCAGGCGCACAACTACCTGAAGCAGCAGATACGGCAGACGGTGCTGACGCGGGTCGGCTCCAGGGGACAGGCGAACCAGCTCGACGAGGCGTCGGAGGCGGAGGAGTCGGAGGTGATAGACCTGACGGGCGGCGGGAAGAAGGACCTGCAGGAGGAGAGCGAGATTTCCAAGCAGCAGCGCGACAGGGAGCAATTCCTCCAGCAGCAGAGGGATCTGATGATGAGGCACACCCTACAACTCTCTAACGAATCTGCGGCCTACAGTGGGAACGCTGGCGGCGTCGGCGCTGGCGCCGGCGCGGGCAGCGGCGTTGGGGGCTCGGGCTCGGGCAAGACTGGCCAGTCGTGCGCCAGGCCGTTGTCCAGGGCGCTGTCGAGCCCGTTGGTTCACTTGG GACCTCAGGCCGGTGGAGCTGCCGACTTGTTCGCGCGTACCTCCTCTCACCGGCCCACCACCGGATTGGCCTACGATCCGCTTATGCTGAAGCACGCGTGCGTCTGCGGGGAGACGGTGCGCGGTCATCCGGAGCACGGCGGCAGACTGCAGAGCGTCTGGGCGCGACTCTCGGAGACCGGATTGCTTCAAAGATGCGACCGGATCAGATCTCGCAAGGCTACCCTCGAAGAGATTCAAACCTGTCACAGCGAGGCGCACGCGCTACTCTTCG GAACGAATCCGATGAACCGTCAAAAGTTGGACGTCTCGAAGCTCTCTCAACTCCCGATCAAGAGTTTCGTCCGACTGCCCTGCGGCGGAGTGGGCGTCGATTCGGACACGACGTGGAACGAACTGAACACCGCGCCCGCCGCCAGAATGGCCGTAGGCTGCGTGGTCGACCTGGCGTTCAAAACGGCCATGGGCGACATTAAGAACGGCTTCGCGGTCGTCCGGCCCCCTGGACACCACGCCGAGACCAATCAAGCGATGGGCTTCTGTTTCTTCAATTCGGTCGCTATCGCCGCTAGATTACTCCAGCAAAAGCTCGACGTCCGGAAAATCATGATTCTGGATTGG GACGTGCACCATGGGAACGGGACGCAGCAAATGTTCTACGACGATCCGCGAGTGCTGTACCTCTCGATACACAGGCACGACGAGGGTAACTTCTTCCCGGGTACAGGCGGATCGACCGAGTGCGGCGCCGGCGAGGGCCTCGGCTGCAACGTGAACGTCGCCTGGTCCGGCGGCCTGAACCCGCCGATGGGGGACGCGGAGTACCTCGCCGCGTTCCGCACGATCGTGATGCCGATCGCGAAGGCGTTCGACCCGAGCATCGTGCTCGTGTCGGCCGGCTTCGACGCGGCCGTCGGCCACGCCGCGCCCCTCGGCGGCTACAAGGTTAGTCCCGCTTGTTTCGGAAAGATGACGCAACAGTTGCTCGGCTTAGCGGACGGCAAGGTTGTCCTCGCGCTCGAGGGCGGCTACGATTTGGCCGCGATATGCGACTCCGCGGAGGAGTGCGTGCGCGCGCTGCTCGGCGACGAACCGGCGCAACTGCGGGAAGAGGAACTGACCAGGACCCCTTGCCAAAACGCGATCGACACGCTACAAAAGACTATCGCCGTCCAG ATGTCGCACTGGCCTTGCGTTAAGGTGAACGCTCACACGGTGTCGATGAGTGCGATCGAAGCCGGTCAGAAGGAACGCGACGAAACGGAGACGGTCTCCGCGATGGCCTCTCTATCGATGCAACAGCCTACCAATTTAAC GACTACCCCAGAACATTCCCGCGAAGTTTCCGAGGAGCCGATGGAACAAGACGACGTGAAATGA
- the HDAC4 gene encoding histone deacetylase 4 isoform X13 translates to MRPVVPKCFSFASIEKLRTELSPNDPRIRSSTRCGNVTKDVGYRSVEIASAFTHLPQKEMARDTPGSPMSRPRDLVGGVGGATATLTSNVYHTASGDPTTTTLHGHALQQKILELQQQHQLQQQILRQRYQAQERQLAEFHEQQMHQLKLWEQQKQLEEHRREKERIEALRKKDKHDHSAIASTEVKQRLQSFLVNKKQREAAAAANGAVPGTPGYRSWLQPQSDSAGTANASSHPYRMPQMLQEKFAHDFPLRKTDSSSNPESGPNSPPTVGNSQASPTAGGNAAAIQEESENTAYGGPLTSGSQQGSLSDLSLFSSPSMPNISLGRPHVPSGGNATGSKLATVSEAEVRAAFTARLGMPLTGQMLPGTLPFYPSLTVIEGESGNSGYIHKQMQNMEHSTVTNRQHPTAAVYHSAAAAAAAAAAAAAAAATSASPITDTQVAHARLQKAGHRPLGRTQSAPLPLGHPMLQGGMMAPQTHYEEYLAEKQLHDQQQAHNYLKQQIRQTVLTRVGSRGQANQLDEASEAEESEVIDLTGGGKKDLQEESEISKQQRDREQFLQQQRDLMMRHTLQLSNESAAYSGNAGGVGAGAGAGSGVGGSGSGKTGQSCARPLSRALSSPLVHLGPQAGGAADLFARTSSHRPTTGLAYDPLMLKHACVCGETVRGHPEHGGRLQSVWARLSETGLLQRCDRIRSRKATLEEIQTCHSEAHALLFGTNPMNRQKLDVSKLSQLPIKSFVRLPCGGVGVDSDTTWNELNTAPAARMAVGCVVDLAFKTAMGDIKNGFAVVRPPGHHAETNQAMGFCFFNSVAIAARLLQQKLDVRKIMILDWDVHHGNGTQQMFYDDPRVLYLSIHRHDEGNFFPGTGGSTECGAGEGLGCNVNVAWSGGLNPPMGDAEYLAAFRTIVMPIAKAFDPSIVLVSAGFDAAVGHAAPLGGYKVSPACFGKMTQQLLGLADGKVVLALEGGYDLAAICDSAEECVRALLGDEPAQLREEELTRTPCQNAIDTLQKTIAVQMSHWPCVKVNAHTVSMSAIEAGQKERDETETVSAMASLSMQQPTNLTTTPEHSREVSEEPMEQDDVK, encoded by the exons AAGACGTGGGCTATAGGAGCGTCGAGATCGCGTCCGCGTTTACGCATTTGCCGCAAAAGG AAATGGCCAGGGACACGCCGGGTTCACCCATGTCTAGACCGCGGGACCTGGTCGGCGGAGTTGGCGGCGCTACGGCCACCTTGACATCCAACGTCTATCATACCGCCTCCGGCGACCCAACCACGACCACCCTTCACGGTCACGCGCTCCAGCAAAAGATACTAGAG TTGCAGCAACAGCACCAGCTTCAGCAGCAGATCCTTCGGCAACGATATCAGGCGCAGGAACGGCAACTAGCCGAGTTTCACGAGCAGCAGATGCATCAGTTAAAG CTCTGGGAGCAGCAGAAGCAGCTGGAGGAACATCGAAGGGAGAAGGAGCGCATCGAAGCACTCCGGAAGAAGGACAAGCATGATCACAGCGCGATCGCATCGACGGAAGTCAAGCAACGGCTTCAG AGTTTTCTCGTGAACAAAAAGCAAAGGGAAGCCGCCGCAGCCGCGAACGGAGCCGTGCCCGGAACGCCCGGATACAGAAGCTG GTTGCAACCACAATCGGATTCGGCGGGTACCGCGAACGCCTCCTCGCATCCCTATCGTATGCCGCAGATGCTTCAAGAAAAGTTTGCCCACGATTTCCCTCTTCGAAAGACAG ATTCTAGCAGCAATCCGGAGTCCGGGCCTAACTCACCGCCGACAGTAGGCAACTCGCAGGCGAGTCCGACCGCTGGAGGTAACGCGGCGGCGATACAGGAA gAAAGCGAGAACACCGCGTACGGCGGACCTCTGACCAGCGGCAGTCAGCAAGGCAGCCTCTCGGACCTCTCGCTGTTCAGCTCCCCGTCCATGCCCAACATCTCGCTAGGCAGACCACACGTTCCTTCCGGTGGCAATGCT ACCGGCTCGAAGCTGGCGACCGTTTCCGAGGCGGAGGTCAGAGCGGCGTTCACGGCGCGGCTGGGGATGCCTTTGACCGGTCAGATGCTGCCGGGCACGTTGCCGTTCTACCCGTCGCTGACCGTGATCGAGGGTGAATCGGGGAACTCCGGCTACATCCACAAACAGATGCAGAACATGGAGCACTCGACGGTAACCAACAGACAGCACCCGACCGCCGCGGTGTACCAcagcgccgcggcggcggctgcggccgCGGCTGCCGCCGCTGCAGCGGCAGCCACGTCCGCCTCGCCCATCACGGACACGCAAGTAGCGCACGCGAGACTGCAAAAGGCTGGTCACCGGCCTTTAG GCAGGACGCAGTCCGCGCCGCTGCCGCTGGGCCACCCGATGCTCCAGGGCGGCATGATGGCGCCGCAGACCCACTACGAGGAGTACCTCGCGGAGAAGCAGCTGCACGACCAGCAGCAGGCGCACAACTACCTGAAGCAGCAGATACGGCAGACGGTGCTGACGCGGGTCGGCTCCAGGGGACAGGCGAACCAGCTCGACGAGGCGTCGGAGGCGGAGGAGTCGGAGGTGATAGACCTGACGGGCGGCGGGAAGAAGGACCTGCAGGAGGAGAGCGAGATTTCCAAGCAGCAGCGCGACAGGGAGCAATTCCTCCAGCAGCAGAGGGATCTGATGATGAGGCACACCCTACAACTCTCTAACGAATCTGCGGCCTACAGTGGGAACGCTGGCGGCGTCGGCGCTGGCGCCGGCGCGGGCAGCGGCGTTGGGGGCTCGGGCTCGGGCAAGACTGGCCAGTCGTGCGCCAGGCCGTTGTCCAGGGCGCTGTCGAGCCCGTTGGTTCACTTGG GACCTCAGGCCGGTGGAGCTGCCGACTTGTTCGCGCGTACCTCCTCTCACCGGCCCACCACCGGATTGGCCTACGATCCGCTTATGCTGAAGCACGCGTGCGTCTGCGGGGAGACGGTGCGCGGTCATCCGGAGCACGGCGGCAGACTGCAGAGCGTCTGGGCGCGACTCTCGGAGACCGGATTGCTTCAAAGATGCGACCGGATCAGATCTCGCAAGGCTACCCTCGAAGAGATTCAAACCTGTCACAGCGAGGCGCACGCGCTACTCTTCG GAACGAATCCGATGAACCGTCAAAAGTTGGACGTCTCGAAGCTCTCTCAACTCCCGATCAAGAGTTTCGTCCGACTGCCCTGCGGCGGAGTGGGCGTCGATTCGGACACGACGTGGAACGAACTGAACACCGCGCCCGCCGCCAGAATGGCCGTAGGCTGCGTGGTCGACCTGGCGTTCAAAACGGCCATGGGCGACATTAAGAACGGCTTCGCGGTCGTCCGGCCCCCTGGACACCACGCCGAGACCAATCAAGCGATGGGCTTCTGTTTCTTCAATTCGGTCGCTATCGCCGCTAGATTACTCCAGCAAAAGCTCGACGTCCGGAAAATCATGATTCTGGATTGG GACGTGCACCATGGGAACGGGACGCAGCAAATGTTCTACGACGATCCGCGAGTGCTGTACCTCTCGATACACAGGCACGACGAGGGTAACTTCTTCCCGGGTACAGGCGGATCGACCGAGTGCGGCGCCGGCGAGGGCCTCGGCTGCAACGTGAACGTCGCCTGGTCCGGCGGCCTGAACCCGCCGATGGGGGACGCGGAGTACCTCGCCGCGTTCCGCACGATCGTGATGCCGATCGCGAAGGCGTTCGACCCGAGCATCGTGCTCGTGTCGGCCGGCTTCGACGCGGCCGTCGGCCACGCCGCGCCCCTCGGCGGCTACAAGGTTAGTCCCGCTTGTTTCGGAAAGATGACGCAACAGTTGCTCGGCTTAGCGGACGGCAAGGTTGTCCTCGCGCTCGAGGGCGGCTACGATTTGGCCGCGATATGCGACTCCGCGGAGGAGTGCGTGCGCGCGCTGCTCGGCGACGAACCGGCGCAACTGCGGGAAGAGGAACTGACCAGGACCCCTTGCCAAAACGCGATCGACACGCTACAAAAGACTATCGCCGTCCAG ATGTCGCACTGGCCTTGCGTTAAGGTGAACGCTCACACGGTGTCGATGAGTGCGATCGAAGCCGGTCAGAAGGAACGCGACGAAACGGAGACGGTCTCCGCGATGGCCTCTCTATCGATGCAACAGCCTACCAATTTAAC GACTACCCCAGAACATTCCCGCGAAGTTTCCGAGGAGCCGATGGAACAAGACGACGTGAAATGA
- the HDAC4 gene encoding histone deacetylase 4 isoform X9, producing MRPVVPKCFSFASIEKLRTELSPNDPRIRSSTRCGNVTKDVGYRSVEIASAFTHLPQKEMARDTPGSPMSRPRDLVGGVGGATATLTSNVYHTASGDPTTTTLHGHALQQKILELQQQHQLQQQILRQRYQAQERQLAEFHEQQMHQLKLWEQQKQLEEHRREKERIEALRKKDKHDHSAIASTEVKQRLQSFLVNKKQREAAAAANGAVPGTPGYRSWLQPQSDSAGTANASSHPYRMPQMLQEKFAHDFPLRKTASEPNLLKVRLKQRVERNMAASRNSPLMARRKDRLLSHLKRKSLLANSSSNPESGPNSPPTVGNSQASPTAGGNAAAIQEESENTAYGGPLTSGSQQGSLSDLSLFSSPSMPNISLGRPHVPSGGNATGSKLATVSEAEVRAAFTARLGMPLTGQMLPGTLPFYPSLTVIEGESGNSGYIHKQMQNMEHSTVTNRQHPTAAVYHSAAAAAAAAAAAAAAAATSASPITDTQVAHARLQKAGHRPLGSRTQSAPLPLGHPMLQGGMMAPQTHYEEYLAEKQLHDQQQAHNYLKQQIRQTVLTRVGSRGQANQLDEASEAEESEVIDLTGGGKKDLQEESEISKQQRDREQFLQQQRDLMMRHTLQLSNESAAYSGNAGGVGAGAGAGSGVGGSGSGKTGQSCARPLSRALSSPLVHLGPQAGGAADLFARTSSHRPTTGLAYDPLMLKHACVCGETVRGHPEHGGRLQSVWARLSETGLLQRCDRIRSRKATLEEIQTCHSEAHALLFGTNPMNRQKLDVSKLSQLPIKSFVRLPCGGVGVDSDTTWNELNTAPAARMAVGCVVDLAFKTAMGDIKNGFAVVRPPGHHAETNQAMGFCFFNSVAIAARLLQQKLDVRKIMILDWDVHHGNGTQQMFYDDPRVLYLSIHRHDEGNFFPGTGGSTECGAGEGLGCNVNVAWSGGLNPPMGDAEYLAAFRTIVMPIAKAFDPSIVLVSAGFDAAVGHAAPLGGYKVSPACFGKMTQQLLGLADGKVVLALEGGYDLAAICDSAEECVRALLGDEPAQLREEELTRTPCQNAIDTLQKTIAVQDYPRTFPRSFRGADGTRRREMKL from the exons AAGACGTGGGCTATAGGAGCGTCGAGATCGCGTCCGCGTTTACGCATTTGCCGCAAAAGG AAATGGCCAGGGACACGCCGGGTTCACCCATGTCTAGACCGCGGGACCTGGTCGGCGGAGTTGGCGGCGCTACGGCCACCTTGACATCCAACGTCTATCATACCGCCTCCGGCGACCCAACCACGACCACCCTTCACGGTCACGCGCTCCAGCAAAAGATACTAGAG TTGCAGCAACAGCACCAGCTTCAGCAGCAGATCCTTCGGCAACGATATCAGGCGCAGGAACGGCAACTAGCCGAGTTTCACGAGCAGCAGATGCATCAGTTAAAG CTCTGGGAGCAGCAGAAGCAGCTGGAGGAACATCGAAGGGAGAAGGAGCGCATCGAAGCACTCCGGAAGAAGGACAAGCATGATCACAGCGCGATCGCATCGACGGAAGTCAAGCAACGGCTTCAG AGTTTTCTCGTGAACAAAAAGCAAAGGGAAGCCGCCGCAGCCGCGAACGGAGCCGTGCCCGGAACGCCCGGATACAGAAGCTG GTTGCAACCACAATCGGATTCGGCGGGTACCGCGAACGCCTCCTCGCATCCCTATCGTATGCCGCAGATGCTTCAAGAAAAGTTTGCCCACGATTTCCCTCTTCGAAAGACAG CCTCGGAGCCGAACCTGCTGAAGGTGCGACTAAAGCAACGCGTGGAGAGGAACATGGCCGCATCGAGAAACTCGCCGCTGATGGCACGTCGGAAGGACCGCCTGCTCTCGCACCTGAAACGGAAGTCACTGCTAGCAA ATTCTAGCAGCAATCCGGAGTCCGGGCCTAACTCACCGCCGACAGTAGGCAACTCGCAGGCGAGTCCGACCGCTGGAGGTAACGCGGCGGCGATACAGGAA gAAAGCGAGAACACCGCGTACGGCGGACCTCTGACCAGCGGCAGTCAGCAAGGCAGCCTCTCGGACCTCTCGCTGTTCAGCTCCCCGTCCATGCCCAACATCTCGCTAGGCAGACCACACGTTCCTTCCGGTGGCAATGCT ACCGGCTCGAAGCTGGCGACCGTTTCCGAGGCGGAGGTCAGAGCGGCGTTCACGGCGCGGCTGGGGATGCCTTTGACCGGTCAGATGCTGCCGGGCACGTTGCCGTTCTACCCGTCGCTGACCGTGATCGAGGGTGAATCGGGGAACTCCGGCTACATCCACAAACAGATGCAGAACATGGAGCACTCGACGGTAACCAACAGACAGCACCCGACCGCCGCGGTGTACCAcagcgccgcggcggcggctgcggccgCGGCTGCCGCCGCTGCAGCGGCAGCCACGTCCGCCTCGCCCATCACGGACACGCAAGTAGCGCACGCGAGACTGCAAAAGGCTGGTCACCGGCCTTTAGGTA GCAGGACGCAGTCCGCGCCGCTGCCGCTGGGCCACCCGATGCTCCAGGGCGGCATGATGGCGCCGCAGACCCACTACGAGGAGTACCTCGCGGAGAAGCAGCTGCACGACCAGCAGCAGGCGCACAACTACCTGAAGCAGCAGATACGGCAGACGGTGCTGACGCGGGTCGGCTCCAGGGGACAGGCGAACCAGCTCGACGAGGCGTCGGAGGCGGAGGAGTCGGAGGTGATAGACCTGACGGGCGGCGGGAAGAAGGACCTGCAGGAGGAGAGCGAGATTTCCAAGCAGCAGCGCGACAGGGAGCAATTCCTCCAGCAGCAGAGGGATCTGATGATGAGGCACACCCTACAACTCTCTAACGAATCTGCGGCCTACAGTGGGAACGCTGGCGGCGTCGGCGCTGGCGCCGGCGCGGGCAGCGGCGTTGGGGGCTCGGGCTCGGGCAAGACTGGCCAGTCGTGCGCCAGGCCGTTGTCCAGGGCGCTGTCGAGCCCGTTGGTTCACTTGG GACCTCAGGCCGGTGGAGCTGCCGACTTGTTCGCGCGTACCTCCTCTCACCGGCCCACCACCGGATTGGCCTACGATCCGCTTATGCTGAAGCACGCGTGCGTCTGCGGGGAGACGGTGCGCGGTCATCCGGAGCACGGCGGCAGACTGCAGAGCGTCTGGGCGCGACTCTCGGAGACCGGATTGCTTCAAAGATGCGACCGGATCAGATCTCGCAAGGCTACCCTCGAAGAGATTCAAACCTGTCACAGCGAGGCGCACGCGCTACTCTTCG GAACGAATCCGATGAACCGTCAAAAGTTGGACGTCTCGAAGCTCTCTCAACTCCCGATCAAGAGTTTCGTCCGACTGCCCTGCGGCGGAGTGGGCGTCGATTCGGACACGACGTGGAACGAACTGAACACCGCGCCCGCCGCCAGAATGGCCGTAGGCTGCGTGGTCGACCTGGCGTTCAAAACGGCCATGGGCGACATTAAGAACGGCTTCGCGGTCGTCCGGCCCCCTGGACACCACGCCGAGACCAATCAAGCGATGGGCTTCTGTTTCTTCAATTCGGTCGCTATCGCCGCTAGATTACTCCAGCAAAAGCTCGACGTCCGGAAAATCATGATTCTGGATTGG GACGTGCACCATGGGAACGGGACGCAGCAAATGTTCTACGACGATCCGCGAGTGCTGTACCTCTCGATACACAGGCACGACGAGGGTAACTTCTTCCCGGGTACAGGCGGATCGACCGAGTGCGGCGCCGGCGAGGGCCTCGGCTGCAACGTGAACGTCGCCTGGTCCGGCGGCCTGAACCCGCCGATGGGGGACGCGGAGTACCTCGCCGCGTTCCGCACGATCGTGATGCCGATCGCGAAGGCGTTCGACCCGAGCATCGTGCTCGTGTCGGCCGGCTTCGACGCGGCCGTCGGCCACGCCGCGCCCCTCGGCGGCTACAAGGTTAGTCCCGCTTGTTTCGGAAAGATGACGCAACAGTTGCTCGGCTTAGCGGACGGCAAGGTTGTCCTCGCGCTCGAGGGCGGCTACGATTTGGCCGCGATATGCGACTCCGCGGAGGAGTGCGTGCGCGCGCTGCTCGGCGACGAACCGGCGCAACTGCGGGAAGAGGAACTGACCAGGACCCCTTGCCAAAACGCGATCGACACGCTACAAAAGACTATCGCCGTCCAG GACTACCCCAGAACATTCCCGCGAAGTTTCCGAGGAGCCGATGGAACAAGACGACGTGAAATGAAACTGTGA